A genomic segment from Oncorhynchus keta strain PuntledgeMale-10-30-2019 chromosome 9, Oket_V2, whole genome shotgun sequence encodes:
- the LOC118387723 gene encoding nipped-B-like protein isoform X2 produces the protein MPSVRKKSNKGRILLELPTCQSKRSGDVRNSRRATTLSKPVHRHDSPTPIFSMNGDMPHVPITTLAGIASLTDLLNQLPLPSPLPATTTKSLLYNGRIAEEVNCLLACRDENLVSQLAHSLNQVSTEHIELKDNLGSDDPEGDVPVLLQTVLSRNPNIFREKNIMQQPIMPQYKMSQNSMHGSPASTNYQQSTISHSPSSRFASPQMGSGARFTPQQNSPVSSPYAPQSPASYMQQYPHPPSYSQHQQIQQELHGSPVVPAAPSYSGSPKRPVQPCLEVQTQPQASPHQNPSTPTLVASPVVPASMRNIHDNKVSGQISSNSANHNARHGSNEDYMNIVHRLGNEESDPSMRNASFPLRSPQSVSSPVGSEGTPKGSRPGLILQSPPPYAPPRDAAPDLLLDSPDHKKKQKKLTKEEKEQLEKAAMYDIVSSPSKDSTKLTLKLSRVKSSELDQSGELLSGVEDQDTDLAYNSLQFSRTQQDPAHRLAPGQGEQSGYQQVPVLQNTKQAIGVISGAVYDDAEMDALAEIERIERETLIERERCSKEVQDKDKPLKKRKQDSYPQEPGAGGTAGATQPGVGGGNVGSKLAPQEASAASNGASRPALMVSIDLQQAGRADGQPEVNMGTPTPAVEARRWPEERLGPEEGSDTTGVLRLKSKTDGERLQTADGRPEVIKQRADTPKKLGPDGRPETPKHKHENRRDSSKHRHDGKPDNGKARPDSRTPDTPRQRHEGRSDSGHREERSRDSDPSRIRRPETPSKSSRGEHDSKHGRDRDRERADKDRERKHRTEAGEPRDRRSPEQRSRPESPRVKQEGRGVVDPSGRQRTDRPCPNLKPPNKEERRSGEEKRSGDGSRNRQDSKQQQQPVESKQEFPAYLLGGVKSGGFKNFVIPKMKRDKDGHVLAAEMRKPGSGLGPVMEGWSEPRVKLERLGLVEEMKTGAKPVVVLQKLSIDEVQKIIREREDRNARGSKSSKSRHSHEKSGKESTMPLCERVKMNKRKRSTVNEKPKYAEVDSDDSDDDSVTESARKRHKKEREKTWAPDERERRGSGEHRRSSGGSQERRKGSGRRYRERSPEESDEESPPPSMSDLARKMKKEKQKKRKSYEPKLTPEELMDSSTFKRFSASVDNILESLEDIDFNAMDDDEIPQELLLGKHQLSELGSESAKIKAMGITFRLPSDKLVKVLNILEKNIQDGSKLSTLMNHDADAEDEERLWRDLIMERVTKSADACLTALNIMTSSRMPKAVYIEDVIERVLQYTKFHLQNTLYPQYDPVYRVNPHGGGYLSSRAKRAKSSTHKQRVIIMLYNKVCDIVSNISELLEIQLLTDTTILQVSSMGITPFFVESVSELQLCAIKLVTAVFSRYEKHRQLILEEIFTSLARLPTSKRSLRNFRLNSSDKDGEPMYIQMVTALVLQLIQCVVHLPSNRDSHDDEYNKKVDQDVLITNSYETAMRAAQNFLSVFLKKCGSKQGEEDYRPLFENFVQDLLSTVNKPEWPASELLLSLLGRLLVHQFSNKQTEMALRVASLDYLGTVAARLRKDAVTSQMDQRSIDRILKETQGNDETQQLQKALLAYMDENAETDPSLVFARKFYIAQWFRDTLTETEKAMKSQNQRGDEDSSEGQHHAKDIESTGEIMQRAEARKKYLRNIIKTAPSQFSTLRMNSDTVDYDDSCLIVRYLASMRPFAQSFDIYLTQILRVLGESAIAVRTKAMKCLSEVVAVDPSILARLDMQRGVHGRLMDNSTSVREAAVELLGRFVLSRPQLTEQYYDMLIERILDTGISVRKRVIKILRDICLEQPTFNKITEMCVKMIRRVNDEEGIKKLVNETFQKLWFTPTPNHDKDAMTRKILNITDVVSACKDTGYDWFEQLLQNLLKTEEDASYKPARKACVQLVDNLVEHILKYEESLADIENKGVNSNRLVSCITTLFLFSKNRAQLMVKHAMTMQPYLTTKCNTQSDFMVICNVAKILELVIPLMEHPSETFLTTIEEDLMKLTIKYGMTVVQHCVSCLGAVVNRVTHNYKFVWACFNRYYGALTKLKTQHSEDCNNPVLAANKPALLRSLFTVGALCRHFDFDQEEFKGPSKVVIKDKVMELLLYFTKHEDEEVQTKAIIGLGFQFIQYPGLMFMQDVKTLYNGILSDRKSSVNLKIQVLKNLQTYLQEEDSRMQEADQQWKKLSKQEDLKEMGDISSGMSSSIMQLYLKQVLEAFFHTQSNVRHFALNVIALTLNQGLIHPVQCVPYLIAMGTDPEPTMRNKADQQLVEIDKKYTGFIHMKAVAGMKMSYQVQQAIWSAKGTVIRGYRQDETTSALCAHLFSMVRTNRQHRRAFLISLLNLFDDSSKIEVNMLLYIADNLACFPYQSQEEPLFIMHHIDITLSVSGSNLLQSFKESLLKEPRRREKKQKERKYHSEEDNSEEEGRHSSRSNSSDDEVVHRPKKPKHRAQAHVESDSDSDLEMEDLDKVMQRLPDNPIPLLDFANASQGILLLLVLKQHLKNLYGFSDSKIQKYSPTESAKVYEKAVNRKSHVHFSPRQTLDFLTSDLANVELTYDIKRRIVKQYLDFKLLMEHLDPDEEDEEGEASASANARNKAITSLLGGSSHQDHKNHHQAPIETDDDESDGDEKTPGLSRRSRKHGDSAEASGHMNETVGSMDVIALCCPKYKDRPQIARVIQKTNTGYRVHWMAGSYSGVWAEAKKRDGRKTVPWVDTIKESDIIYKKIPLTSAHKLTNRVVQTLRSLYSAKDGTS, from the exons CGGTCGGGAGATGTGAGGAACAGTCGGAGAGCGACGACATTGAGCAAACCTGTGCATCGACACGACTCCCCCACCCCCATCTTCAGCATGAATGGGGATATGCCTCATGTTCCCATTACTACTCTTGCTGGGATCGCTAGCCTTACAGACT TGTTAAACCAGCTGCCCCTgccatcccctctccctgccaccACCACTAAGAGTTTGCTGTACAATGGGAGGATCGCGGAGGAGGTCAACTGTCTGCTGGCCTGCCGGGATGAGAACCTGGTGTCCCAGCTGGCTCACAGCCTCAACCAGGTTTCCACCGAGCACAT AGAGCTGAAGGACAACCTGGGCAGTGATGACCCGGAGGGTGACGTGCCTGTGCTGCTGCAGACAGTGCTCTCTAGGAACCCCAACATCTTCAGGGAGAAAA ATATAATGCAGCAGCCAATAATGCCGCAGTACAAGATGTCCCAGAATTCCATGCATGGGAGTCCGGCGTCGACAAACTACCAGCAATCCACTATCTCACACAGCCCTTCTAG TCGCTTTGCATCTCCACAGATGGGGTCTGGCGCTAGGTTCACGCCCCAGCAGAACAGCCCTGTGTCTAGCCCTTACGCCCCCCAAAGCCCTGCAAGTTACATGCAGCAGTACCCTCACCCCCCCAGCTATTCTCAGCACCAACAGATCCAGCAAG AGCTGCATGGTTCCCCTGTCGTTCCGGCTGCACCCTCTTATTCAGGAAGCCCCAAGAGGCCTGTGCAGCCCTGCCTAGAGGTGCAGACCCAGCCCCAGGCCTCCCCCCACCAGAACCCCTCCACCCCAACCTTAG TTGCCAGTCCCGTGGTTCCTGCTAGCATGCGGAACATCCACGACAACAAGGTCTCCGGGCAAATTTCAAGCAACTCAGCCAATCACAATGCCAGACATGGCTCGAACGAAGACTACATGAACATAGTCCACAGACTAGGGAATGAG GAGAGTGATCCTTCCATGAGAAATGCCTCCTTCCCGCTCCGATCGCCCCAGTCTGTTTCTTCCCCTGTGGGCAGTGAAGGGACCCCAAAAG GGTCACGACCTGGCCTCATTCTGCAATCCCCTCCACCTTATGCTCCCCCCCGTGACGCCGCTCCCGACCTCCTCCTGGACTCTCCTGACCacaagaagaagcagaagaagctAACTAAAGAGGAGAAAGAGCAGTTGGAAAAAGCTGCCATGTACGACATCGTTAGCTCTCCCTCTAAAGACTCCACCAAGCTGACCCTCAAACTGTCCCGGGTGAAGTCCTCTGAGTTGGACCAGTCCGGAGAGCTCCTATCCGGGGTAGAGGACCAGGACACTGACCTGGCCTACAACAGCCTGCAGTTCTCCCGGACGCAGCAGGACCCTGCCCACAGGTTAGCCCCGGGCCAGGGGGAGCAGTCAGGCTACCAGCAGGTCCCTGTGCTCCAGAACACCAAACAGGCAATAGGGGTGATCAGCGGAGCTGTGTACGACGATGCTGAGATGGACGCTCTCGCTGAGATCGAGAGGATAGAACGAGAGACGCTCATAGAAAGGGAGCGCTGCTCCAAAGAGGTGCAGGATAAAG ACAAGCCACTGAAGAAGCGGAAGCAGGACTCGTATCCCCAGGAGCCTGGCGCTGGTGGGACAGCGGGGGCAACTCAGCCTGGCGTGGGAGGGGGCAATGTTGGCAGCAAGTTGGCACCCCAGGAGGCTAGTGCAGCCAGTAATGGTGCCAGCCGGCCAGCCCTAATGGTCAGCATCGACCTGCAGCAAGCAGGCAGAGCTGACGGGCAGCCAGAGGTGAACATGGGCACCCCCACCCCAGCCGTGGAGGCCCGGCGCTGGCCCGAGGAACGCCTGGGTCCAGAGGAAGGCTCAGACACTACCGGAGTCCTGCGGCTAAAGTCCAAGACGGATGGAGAGCGACTACAGACTGCAGACGGCCGGCCAGAGGTCATCAAGCAGCGCGCCGACACCCCCAAGAAGCTGGGCCCCGACGGCCGACCGGAGACCCCTAAACACAAGCACGAAAACAGAAGAGACTCGTCCAAACACAGACACGACGGAAAACCTGACAATGGCAAGGCCCGACCTGACAGCAGGACGCCTGACACGCCACGACAACGGCACGAGGGCCGCTCAGACTCTGGTCACAGGGAAGAGAGGTCTCGGGACAGCGACCCATCCCGTATCCGCAGGCCAGAGACCCCCAGCAAGTCCAGCAGAGGGGAACACGACTCCAAACATGgacgggacagagacagggagcgGGCGGataaagacagggagaggaaacacaggacagaggcaggggaacCACGGGACCGCCGGTCTCCAGAGCAGCGCTCCAGGCCAGAGAGCCCGCGGGTTAAGCAGGAGGGACGAGGGGTGGTGGACCCCAGTGGGCGCCAGAGGACTGACCGGCCATGCCCCAACCTCAAACCCCCtaataaagaggagaggaggagcggggaggagaagaggagtggggacGGCAGCAGGAACCGACAGGACtccaagcagcaacagcagccTGTTGAAAGCAAACAGGAGTTCCCTGCCTACCTTCTAGGGGGGGTAAAGTCTGGAGGCTTTAAGAACTTTGTGATTCCCAAGATGAAGCGGGATAAGGATGGGCATGTGTTGGCAGCTGAGATGAGGAAGCCTGGGTCTGGTCTGGGGCCTGTAATGGAGGGCTGGAGCGAGCCCCGGGTCAAGCTGGAGCGACTGGGACTGGTAGAGGAGATGAAGACAGGAGCCAAACCTGTTGTGGTGCTGCAGAAACTCAGCATCGACGAGGTGCAGAAAATCATCAGGGAAAGAGAGGACAGGAACGCACGCGGCTCCAAGTCCTCCAAGAGCAGACACTCACATGAGAAGTCTGGGAAAG AGTCCACCATGCCACTGTGTGAGAGAGTGAAGATGAACAAACGCAAGCGCAGCACCGTCAACGAGAAGCCCAAGTACGCCGAAGTCGACTCCGACGACTCAGACGACGACTCTGTCACGGAGT CTGCACGGAAGCGTCACAAGAAGGAGCGAGAAAAGACGTGGGCGCCTGATGAGCGGGAGAGGAGAGGCTCAGGAGAGCACCGGAGGAGTAGTGGGGGCTCCCAGGAGCGGCGCAAGGGATCTGGCAGGCGCTACCGAGAACGCAGCCCGGAGGAATCGGATGAGGAATCCCCACCACCCAGCATGAGTGACC TTGCCAGAAAGATGaagaaggagaaacagaagaaGAGGAAGTCATACGAGCCCAAGCTGACACCAGAAG AACTGATGGACTCCTCCACGTTCAAGAGGTTCTCAGCCAGTGTGGACAACATTCTGGAGAGCTTGGAGGACATTGACTTCAACGCCATGG ATGATGATGAGATCCCACAGGAGCTTCTGCTGGGGAAACACCAGCTGAGCGAGCTGGGCAGCGAATCTGCTAAGATCAAGGCCATGGGCATCACCTTCAGG CTTCCATCTGATAAGTTGGTGAAGGTCCTGAACATCCTGGAGAAGAACATTCAGGACGGTTCCAAGCTCTCCACACTGATGAACCAT GACGCAGACGCAGAAGACGAGGAGCGGCTGTGGCGTGACCTCATCATGGAGCGCGTGACCAAGTCTGCTGACGCCTGTCTGACGGCCCTCAACATAATGACGTCGTCCCGCATGCCCAAGGCTGTGTACATCGAGGACGTGATTGAGAGGGTGCTGCAGTACACCAAGTTTCACCTGCAGAACACCCTCTACCCTCAGTATGACCCTGTCTACAGAGTGAACCCTCATGGAG GTGGCTATCTGAGCTCCAGGGCTAAGAGAGCTAAAAGCTCCACACACAAGCAGAGGGTGATCATCATGCTCTACAACAAGGTGTGTGACATCGTCAGCAACATCTCTGAGCTCCTGGAGATCCAGCTGTTGACGGACACCACCATCCTACAG GTCTCCTCCATGGGCATCACTCCATTCTTTGTGGAGAGTGTCAGTGAGCTACAGCTGTGTGCCATCAAACTAGTGACCGCG GTGTTCTCTCGCTATGAGAAGCACAGGCAGCTCATCCTGGAAGAGATCTTCACCTCTCTGGCCAGATTACCCACCAGCAAACGCAGCCTCAGGAACTTCAG GCTGAACAGCAGTGATAAGGATGGGGAGCCCATGTACATCCAGATGGTCACAGCTCTGGTGCTTCAGCTCATCCAGTGTGTGGTGCACCTCCCCAGCAACAGGGACAGTCACGACGATGAGTACAACAAGAAG GTGGATCAAGATGTCCTGATCACTAACTCTTATGAGACGGCCATGAGAGCAGCTCAGAACTTCCTGTCCGTCTTCCTAAAGAA gTGTGGCAgtaagcagggagaggaggactacCGGCCGCTGTTTGAGAACTTTGTCCAGGACCTGCTGTCTACGGTGAACAAACCAGAGTGGCCAGCTTCAGAGCTTCTCCTCAGTCTGCTGGGACGTCTACTG GTGCACCAGTTCAGTAATAAGCAGACGGAGATGGCTCTGAGGGTGGCATCGCTTGACTACCTGGGCACGGTCGCTGCCCGCCTGCGCAAAGACGCAGTCACCAGCCAGATGGACCAGCGCTCCATTGACCGCATCCTCAAAGAG ACCCAAGGCAATGATGAGACCCAGCAGCTACAGAAAGCCCTGCTGGCCTACATGGATGAGAACGCAGAGACGGATCCATCTCTCGTT TTTGCCAGGAAGTTCTACATAGCTCAGTGGTTCAGGGACACTTTGACAGAGACAGAAAAGGCCATGAAGTCTCAGAACCAGCGAGGGGACGAGGACTCTTCTGAAGGCCAGCATCACGCCAAGGACATCGAGAGCACTGGCGAGATCATGCAGAGAGCTGAGGCCCGCAAGAAGTACCTCCGCAACATCATCAAGACCGCGCCCTCGCAGTTCAGCACACTGAG GATGAACTCTGACACTGTGGACTATGACGACTCCTGCCTGATTGTCAGATATTTGGCCTCTATGAGGCCGTTCGCGCAGAGCTTCGATATTTATTTAACACAG ATCCTGAGAGTGCTGGGGGAGAGTGCCATAGCTGTCAGAACTAAAGCCATGAAGTGTTTGTCTGAGGTGGTGGCTGTAGACCCCAGTATTCTAGCCAGG ttGGACATGCAGCGTGGGGTCCATGGTCGTCTGATGGACAACTCCACCAGTGTTCGCGAGGCTGCAGTGGAGCTGCTGGGACGCTTTGTGCTGAGCAGACCCCAACTCACAGAGCAGTACTACGACATGCTGATCGAGAGAATACTG GACACGGGTATCAGTGTGAGGAAGAGGGTGATCAAGATCTTGAGAGACATCTGTCTGGAGCAACCCACCTTCAACAAGATCACTGAGATGTGTGTCAAGATGATCCGCAGGGTCAACGACGAGGAGGGCATCAAG AAACTTGTGAATGAGACCTTCCAGAAACTCTGGTTCACCCCTACACCCAATCACGATAAAGACGCCATGACCCGTAAGATCCTCAACATCACAGACGTG GTGTCTGCATGCAAAGATACAGGCTATGACTGGTTTGAGCAGCTGCTTCAAAAC CTGCTGAAGACGGAGGAAGATGCTTCCTATAAACCAGCCAGAAAGGCCTGCGTTCAGCTGGTGGACAATCTAGTGGAACACATCCTCAAATACGAAGAGTCTCTCGCTG ATATTGAGAACAAGGGGGTGAACTCTAATCGTCTGGTGTCTTGCATCACCACCCTCTTCCTGTTCAGTAAGAATCGAGCCCAGCTGATGGTCAAACATGCCATGACCATGCAGCCTTACCTCACCACCAAGTGCAAC ACCCAGAGTGACTTCATGGTGATCTGTAACGTGGCCAAGATCCTGGAGCTGGTTATCCCTCTGATGGAGCACCCCTCTGAGACCTTCCTCACCACCATAGAGGAAGACCTGATGAAGCTCACCATCAAATACGGCATGACG GTTGTGCAACACTGTGTGAGCTGTCTTGGCGCTGTCGTGAACCGGGTCACTCACAACTACAAGTTTGTTTGGGCTTGTTTCAACCGTTACTATGGTGCCCTGACCAAGCTGAAGACCCAGCACTCAGAGGATTGCAACAACCCTGTTCTGGCTGCTAACAAACCGGCCTTGCTGCGCTCGCTGTTCACTGTGGGGGCGCTCTGTCGCCACTTTGACTTTGACCAGGAGGAGTTCAAGGGGCCCAGCAAG GTTGTGATAAAGGACAAAGTGATGGAACTTCTGCTGTACTTCACCAAACATGAAGATGAGGAAGTTCAGACCAAGGCCATCATTGGTCTAG gCTTCCAGTTCATCCAGTACCCAGGGCTGATGTTCATGCAGGATGTGAAGACTCTGTACAACGGCATCCTGTCGGACAGGAAGAGCTCCGTCAACCTGAAGATCCAGGTGCTGAAGAACCTGCAGACATACCTGCAGGAGGAGGATTCTCGCATGCAGGAGGCCGACCAACAGT GGAAGAAGCTGTCGAAGCAGGAGGACCTGAAAGAGATGGGGGACATCTCGTCAGGCATGAGCAGCTCCATCATGCAGCTGTACCTGAAGCAGGTGCTGGAGGCCTTCTTCCACACACAGTCCAACGTACGACACTTTGCCCTCAATGTCATCGCCCTGACGCTCAACCAGGGCCTCATCCATCCTGTGCAG TGCGTGCCCTACCTGATTGCCATGGGAACGGACCCAGAACCCACCATGAGGAACAAGGCTGACCAGCAGCTGGTGGAGATTGATAAGAAGTACACCGGCTTCATCCAT ATGAAGGCCGTGGCGGGGATGAAGATGTCCTACCAGGTACAGCAAGCTATCTGGTCAGCTAAGGGTACGGTGATCCGTGGCTACCGGCAGGACGAGACCACCTCGGCCCTCTGCGCCCACCTCTTCTCTATGGTCCGAACCAACCGGCAGCACCGACGAGCCTTCCTCATCTCACTGCTCAACCTGTTTGATGACAGCTCG AAGATTGAGGTAAACATGCTCCTGTACATAGCAGACAACCTGGCCTGTTTCCCCTACCAGAGCCAGGAGGAGCCCCTGTTCATCATGCACCACATAGACATCACCCTGTCTGTGTCCGGCAGCAACCTGCTGCAGTCCTTCAAGGAG tcCCTTCTCAAAGAGCCGAGGCGGCGGGAGaagaagcagaaagagaggaaGTACCACTCGGAAGAGGATAACTCTGAAGAAGAGGGGCGTCACAGCAGCCGCTCCAACAGCAGTGACGATGAGGTGGTCCACAGGCCCAAGAAGCCCAAACACCGGGCCCAGGCCCACGTGGagtctgactctgactctgaccTGGAGATGGAGGACTTGGACAAGGTGATGCAGCGTCTGCCTGACAACCCCATCCCCCTGTTGGACTTTGCCAATGCCTCGCAGGGTATCCTTCTGCTGCTGGTTCTCAAGCAGCACCTAAAGAACCTCTATGGCTTCTCAGACAG TAAAATCCAGAAGTACTCTCCGACGGAATCGGCTAAGGTGTACGAGAAGGCTGTGAACAGGAAGAGTCACGTACACTTCAGCCCACGTCAGACATTGGATTTTTTAACCTCTGACCTGGCCAACGTTGAACTGACCTACGACATCAAGAGGAGGATCGTCAAACAGTACCT